Proteins encoded within one genomic window of Alcanivorax sp. REN37:
- a CDS encoding efflux RND transporter periplasmic adaptor subunit — MNLRLIMLLGAVLLVFVAVFGLQKLQSEGLNDFLDNMPIPAVSVSVAEVEPMNWANYLAAVGSARAVNGTQLTTQSAGLVTEIRFNSGDQVKKGQILLLLDDDTDRSELQALVAAAELARADHERISRLFDQGSVSKADLDRAKAQADQTRGQLASQQSRVSLKTVRAPFDGTLGIRLVNVGEYLAPGTAVVSVQQLDPIYVDFNLPEQQLSQVHLGQTIEAGFDAWPDQQFEGTVTAIEPAIDRGTRNFRVQATLRNGDQRIRPGMFSRVALDLGSADDVLAVPQTAISYNPYGNAVFVVVEKEEGEGLIVKRRFVRTGRTVGDFVAVVEGLSAGERVATSGLLRLSNDSAVEISDELPLEPSLAPTPNNS; from the coding sequence ATGAATTTACGTCTAATCATGCTTCTCGGCGCCGTACTGCTGGTGTTCGTGGCGGTGTTCGGCTTGCAGAAGCTGCAGAGCGAAGGCCTCAACGACTTCCTCGATAACATGCCGATCCCGGCAGTATCAGTGAGTGTCGCTGAAGTCGAGCCGATGAACTGGGCCAACTACTTGGCCGCGGTGGGCTCCGCCCGCGCGGTCAACGGCACTCAACTGACCACCCAGTCCGCCGGCTTGGTCACCGAAATCCGCTTCAACTCCGGCGATCAGGTGAAGAAAGGCCAGATCCTGCTGCTGCTGGATGACGACACCGATCGCAGTGAGTTGCAGGCGCTGGTGGCGGCGGCCGAACTGGCCCGTGCTGATCACGAGCGTATCAGCCGCCTGTTCGACCAGGGCAGCGTGTCCAAGGCTGATCTCGATCGCGCCAAAGCGCAGGCCGACCAGACCCGTGGCCAACTCGCCAGCCAACAATCCCGTGTGTCGCTGAAAACTGTGCGTGCGCCGTTTGATGGCACCCTCGGCATCCGCTTAGTGAACGTCGGCGAGTACCTGGCACCCGGTACCGCGGTGGTCAGCGTACAGCAACTGGATCCGATCTATGTGGACTTCAACCTGCCCGAGCAACAGCTGTCACAGGTGCATCTGGGTCAGACCATCGAGGCCGGTTTTGACGCCTGGCCGGACCAGCAGTTTGAAGGCACCGTCACGGCCATCGAGCCAGCGATCGACCGCGGTACCCGCAACTTCCGCGTGCAGGCCACGCTGCGCAACGGTGACCAGCGCATCCGTCCGGGCATGTTCTCCCGCGTGGCGCTCGACCTGGGCAGCGCCGACGACGTGCTGGCGGTGCCGCAGACCGCCATCAGCTACAACCCCTACGGCAACGCCGTATTCGTGGTCGTGGAAAAGGAAGAAGGCGAAGGGTTGATCGTCAAGCGCCGCTTTGTCCGCACCGGCCGCACCGTGGGCGACTTCGTGGCGGTGGTGGAAGGGCTGAGCGCCGGCGAGCGTGTGGCCACCTCCGGCCTGCTGCGGCTGTCCAATGACAGCGCAGTGGAGATTTCCGACGAGCTGCCTCTGGAGCCGAGTCTGGCGCCGACGCCGAACAACTCCTGA